The genome window AAGGCGAAATCCTGAAACACATAGGTGAGCGGATTGAGCGACCCCGCCGGCGGCGCGCCGGCCAGCAGAACCTCGCCGGCATCGGGACGTTCCAGCCCGCCGATGAAGCGCAAGAGGGTCGACTTGCCGCAACCTGACGGCCCGATAATGCACACGATCTCGCCCTCGCCGACGGCAAGGTCGATGTCGCACAAGACCTGGGTGTCGCCGTATGTGTGCGACACTCCGCGCAGCAGGAGGTCCATGGAACGGCCCGCTCCTTGTCAGCTTGTCGTTCAATCCGTCTCGACGAAGCTTGCATCAACCAGCATGTCGATGGTCACGGACGCCGGCACCAGGTTTTCCGACTGGAACCAGGCAAGCTGATCGGTGACCGACGCAAGGTTCAGCCGCGCGCCTTCGTTGATGCGCATGGCGCCGTTGCGGATGGAGGGTGCGGCCTTTTCGAACGGACGATCAGCATAGACGTATTTGTGGATCAGGCGAACCATTTCCTCGGCTTCATCCGCGCTCGTCGTCTTGTCGACAAGCGCGGCGTTGAAGTCCGCGGCACCCTTCGCGAAGGCGGCGAGGAACCGCTTCACCTGGTCGGGCTTGTCGACGGTATTGGCCGTCGAGGTAAAGACCGTTGTCACCTGATAGTCCGGAATGTAGTCGGCAACCATGCCGATGGTTTCGATTTCCGGCCCTGCGGCAATCGCCTTGGCGATATGCGGAACGATGGTCCAGGCGTCGATCTGTCCGGTTTTCAAGGCGCCGATCACAGCGCCGACCTTTTGAAGCGGACGCAGCGTGATCTCGGAGCGGGGAATGCCCTCCTTGTCGGCGATCTTGTGCACCATGTAGTGAAACGAAGACCCGGTCTGCGTGATGCCGAAGCTCTTGCCCGCAAGCGCCGCCGGGCTCGTCAGACCCGCATCATACGCGGCTTTGGACGCCAGGATCATCTGGCCGTCGATGCCCGGTTCTTCCTGAAGGGCCCCGCCGACCACCTTGATCGCACCTTTTTCCGCCAGGTTGATCAAGCTGCCGGAGATCGCCGTGACGCCGAAATCAACGTCGCCGGACGCGATCGCGACGGCCATCGGCTGTGCCGCCTGGAAGAACTTGAACTCGACATCCAGCCCCTCGTCGGCGAAATAGCCGCGCTCGAAGGCGACAAAGCTTGCGGCATGCGAGGTGAAGCGCAAGGCACCGACGCTCACCTTGTCCGCGGCAGCGGCAGGAACGGCGCCGGCGAAGGCGCAGGCCGTCGCAAGCACCGTCGCGGCCAGTGTCGTCAACATCGAGCGTTTGGAGAGCTGCATCATGTGGTCCTCCCGGAGCGCGGTTCATGAATCGGTCGCAAGGACCGCATCCGCAGTGTTTTTCAAGGAATGGCCGAAGGTCATGCCATCGGCGGCTCGGCAGGTGATCCCAGCGAGCCGGGATTGTCAATCCGCAAGGGCGCCCGCCCGCAACTGCAGAGCGCGGTGGCCGCCAAAAAGAAAAGGCCGGCACAGGGCCGGCCTTTCGTTCGCTTTCATCCCGGAACCGGCATCAGGCGGCGGAAACCTCGCTGAGGAACCGGTCAACCGTCTGGCGCAATGCGACGGCACGCTCGCTAACGTCACCGGATGCGTTCAAGACATCGGTGGCCGACTGGCTCGTCTCCTGCACCTGCGCGGTGATATTGGCGATGGTCTCGGTGACTTCCCGGGTGCCGCGCGCGGCCTCCTGGACGCTGCCGGAAATCTCGCCGGTGGCGGCCCCCTGCTGTTCGACGGCGGCGGCGATCGAATTGGTGTATTCGCTCACGCTGCCCATCGTGATACTGATCTCGCCGATCGCGCCCACGGCTTCCTGGGTCGCGCCCTGGATCGCCGAAATCTGCGAGCTGATCTCCTCCGTCGCCTTGGACGTCTGGGTGGCGAGTTCCTTCACCTCGGCTGCAACGACAGCAAAACCCTTGCCGGCATCTCCGG of Stappia sp. ES.058 contains these proteins:
- a CDS encoding ABC transporter substrate-binding protein, which gives rise to MMQLSKRSMLTTLAATVLATACAFAGAVPAAAADKVSVGALRFTSHAASFVAFERGYFADEGLDVEFKFFQAAQPMAVAIASGDVDFGVTAISGSLINLAEKGAIKVVGGALQEEPGIDGQMILASKAAYDAGLTSPAALAGKSFGITQTGSSFHYMVHKIADKEGIPRSEITLRPLQKVGAVIGALKTGQIDAWTIVPHIAKAIAAGPEIETIGMVADYIPDYQVTTVFTSTANTVDKPDQVKRFLAAFAKGAADFNAALVDKTTSADEAEEMVRLIHKYVYADRPFEKAAPSIRNGAMRINEGARLNLASVTDQLAWFQSENLVPASVTIDMLVDASFVETD